The Streptococcus iniae genome contains the following window.
ATGTTGTTATATTACCAGGGGTTGAAATTGGAAAAGGAGCTATAATTGGTGCAAATTCAACTGTAAGTAAATCAATACCAGCAAATTCAATTGCAATAGGATCACCAGCAAAGGTAATAAAGAAATTTAATTTCAAAAAAGAAATGTGGGAAAAAATAGGAGATTTTTAGTATGAAAATACTTGTGACAGGTGCAAATGGATACTTAGGAAAAGGTGTCGTTAAACATTTATTAAATAGTGGACATCAAATTATTGCAACAGATTACAGATCGGAACTTATTGACAGCAGAGCAATAATAATTGAAGCAGATTTATTTGAAGTGAATGATCCATTCGAATATTTTGATAAACCAGATATTCTTTTGCATTTGGCTTGGAGGGATGGTTTTATTCATAATTCAGAATCTCATTTAAAAGACCTTCATAAACATTACGATTTTATTTCCAAAATGGTGAACTCTGGAATTAAACATGTAGCAGTTTTTGGAACAATGCATGAGATTGGTTTTTATGAGGGATCAATTAATGAAAGCACTCCAGCAAATCCTCAAAGTTTGTATGGAATTAGTAAAAATGCGTTGAGACTTTCTATTCAGGAGCTTTGTAAAGAGAACAATATTATTTTTCAATGGTTAAGAGGATTTTATATAGTAGGTAATACACCAGATGGTAATTCAATTTTTTCTAAAATAATACAAGCAGCATCTAGAGGAGAAAAAAAATTTCCATTTACTTCTGGTTTAAATCAATTCGACTTTATTAATTATGATGATTTTTGCGATAGTGTAACTAGAACAGTTTCTCAAAATAAAATAAATGGTATTATTAATATTTGTAATGGTTTTCCAGAAAGTTTAGCTAATCGAGTAGAAAAATTCATTATAGAAAATAAGTTAGATATTGAATTAGAATATGGAGTGTTTCCAGATAGACCATATGATTCAAAAGCAGTATGGGGGAATTCAGAAAAGTTGAAAAGCATAAAAAGAGGTTAGATAAATTGACAATGATAACTGTTTGTATGGCAACTTTTAATGGTGAAAAATATATTGAAGAACAGATTATTAGTATTCTTTCTCAATTAAATGATTATGATGAATTAATTATTTCAGATGACGGTTCAACAGATAGTACTGTAGAAATAATAAAAAAGATAGATGATAAAAGAATTAATTTAGTATTTAATAAGAATGATAGAGGTTACTCTTCAAATTTTTATAATGCAATGAGTATGGCAACTGGAGATTATATTTTTTTATCAGATCAAGATGATATATGGTTAGAAGACAAAGTCACTATCACATTGAAATATTTAAAAAGTTTTGATTTTGTTGTATCAGATGCATTTGTAGTTGATTCAAACTTAAATCTATTAGAGGAATCACGTTTTAAAACCTTCAATATTTCGAATGGCTTTTTACCTAATTTCATCAGAACTAGATACATTGGATGTTGTATGGCATTTAATAGGAAAGTATTAGATGCACTATATCCATTCCCAGAAAAAAAATATAATATTCCACACGACTTGTGGATTACGCTAATATCTGAAAAGTATTATAAAACCTCTTTAATTGATAATCAACTTATTAAATATAGGAGACATGATAATAATGTTTCCAATGGTGGACTAACTGTAAAAAACAACAAGAGGTCATTTTTTCAAATAATAAAAAGTAGAATAATTTACTTATATTTATTAGAAAAACAAAAAGGAAAAATAAAAAATGGTAAAAAGAAATAGAAATGTTTTATTTTTAGCTAACATTGATTTAAATCCTAATGAGGGTATCTATAAAAAGATAATTGCGCAGGCTAAGGGATTTAAAAATGCAAATTCTGATGGATGGATTGTTACAAAACAAGGTGGTAACTCTGTTTATGCTAATACAGAGAATGAAATTTTTGAGGTATCACGGAAAAATCTTTTTCAATTATCAAAAGAAATAATTTTAAGAAATAATATTCGTGCAGTTTATATTAGGCATATGATTCCAAGTTTTTCACTTGTCTTTTTTCTTTTATGGTTGAAAAAAAATAATATTGAAATTTATTATGAAATTCCGACATATCC
Protein-coding sequences here:
- a CDS encoding glycosyltransferase family 2 protein — translated: MITVCMATFNGEKYIEEQIISILSQLNDYDELIISDDGSTDSTVEIIKKIDDKRINLVFNKNDRGYSSNFYNAMSMATGDYIFLSDQDDIWLEDKVTITLKYLKSFDFVVSDAFVVDSNLNLLEESRFKTFNISNGFLPNFIRTRYIGCCMAFNRKVLDALYPFPEKKYNIPHDLWITLISEKYYKTSLIDNQLIKYRRHDNNVSNGGLTVKNNKRSFFQIIKSRIIYLYLLEKQKGKIKNGKKK
- a CDS encoding NAD-dependent epimerase/dehydratase family protein — translated: MKILVTGANGYLGKGVVKHLLNSGHQIIATDYRSELIDSRAIIIEADLFEVNDPFEYFDKPDILLHLAWRDGFIHNSESHLKDLHKHYDFISKMVNSGIKHVAVFGTMHEIGFYEGSINESTPANPQSLYGISKNALRLSIQELCKENNIIFQWLRGFYIVGNTPDGNSIFSKIIQAASRGEKKFPFTSGLNQFDFINYDDFCDSVTRTVSQNKINGIINICNGFPESLANRVEKFIIENKLDIELEYGVFPDRPYDSKAVWGNSEKLKSIKRG